From one Peredibacter starrii genomic stretch:
- a CDS encoding (2Fe-2S) ferredoxin domain-containing protein — protein MKKEKMKTEMEVFICNHSRDSGDDNCAAKGAKELTDKLKKWAKEEHKGEMKVFRSGCLGKCSEGIAIACYPQKKFLLEVVPEDYKEIREGLEEALKDIKD, from the coding sequence AACCGAAATGGAAGTCTTCATCTGCAATCACTCACGTGATAGCGGTGATGACAACTGTGCGGCCAAAGGAGCAAAAGAGCTTACTGATAAATTAAAGAAATGGGCCAAGGAAGAACACAAAGGCGAAATGAAAGTCTTTCGCAGTGGTTGTCTTGGTAAGTGCTCTGAAGGCATAGCGATCGCTTGTTATCCTCAGAAAAAATTTTTATTGGAAGTTGTGCCTGAGGATTACAAAGAAATTAGAGAGGGCCTTGAAGAGGCCCTCAAAGACATTAAAGATTAA